From the genome of Armatimonadota bacterium:
GCGGCCGGGCAGGCGGTGGCGCAGGGGTTGCGGGCGCTCGGCTACGACGTCGGGGAGGTGCGGGTGGGCAAGGTGGTCGACCTGGACGTCCCGGACGGTGTGGACATCGAGGAGCTGTGCCGTACCTTCCTGGCCAACCCGCTGGTGGAGACCTGGGAGGTGCAACCGGGGGTGGTGGCGTGATCTGGGGCGTCGTCACCTTCCCCGGCAGCAACTGCGACCGCGACTGCGTCCACGTGCTGCGCCACCTCCTCGGTCAGGACGTGCGCGAGGTCTGGCACGGGGCGCGCGACCTCACCGGCCTCGACGTGGTCGTCCTGCCCGGCGGGTTTGCCTACGGCGACTACCTGCGGGCCGGGGCCATCGCCGCCACCTCCCCGGTGCTCCACGCCGTGCGCCGCCACGCCCGGGCGGGCCGCCCGGTGCTCGGCATCTGCAACGGCTTCCAGGTCCTCACCGAGGCGCGCCTGCTCCCCGGGGCACTCGTGCGCAACCGGGGGCTGCGCTTTATCTGCCGTCACGTGTGGGTGCGGGTCGAGCGGACCGACACCCCCTTCACGCGGGGCCTGCGGCCCGGGCAGGTGCTGCGCCTGCCCATCGCCCATGCCGAAGGGCGCTACATCGCCGACGCGGCCACGCTGGCGGCGCTGGAGGCGCAGGGGCGGGTGGTCTTCCGCTACTGCGACGCCGAGGGACGGGTGGTGGAGGCGGCCAACCCCAACGGCTCGCTCCACGGGATCGCCGGCGTGGCCAGCGCGGAGGGCAACGTCGTGGGGTTGATGCCCCATCCGGAGCGGGCCGCCGAGGTGCTCCTGGGCTCGACGGACGGGCTGGCGCTCTTCGCGTCGGTGCTCCTCGGAGTGGCCACCGCCTCGCCGTGCC
Proteins encoded in this window:
- the purS gene encoding phosphoribosylformylglycinamidine synthase subunit PurS, whose protein sequence is MRRVRVVVTLRPGMLDAAGQAVAQGLRALGYDVGEVRVGKVVDLDVPDGVDIEELCRTFLANPLVETWEVQPGVVA
- the purQ gene encoding phosphoribosylformylglycinamidine synthase subunit PurQ; the encoded protein is MIWGVVTFPGSNCDRDCVHVLRHLLGQDVREVWHGARDLTGLDVVVLPGGFAYGDYLRAGAIAATSPVLHAVRRHARAGRPVLGICNGFQVLTEARLLPGALVRNRGLRFICRHVWVRVERTDTPFTRGLRPGQVLRLPIAHAEGRYIADAATLAALEAQGRVVFRYCDAEGRVVEAANPNGSLHGIAGVASAEGNVVGLMPHPERAAEVLLGSTDGLALFASVLLGVATASPCPAAPAEPGRSAVPSPAAPAAGARRPAGVL